Part of the Arthrobacter sp. MMS18-M83 genome is shown below.
TGCTGATCCCCGTTCTCATCTGGTCACAACGGACAGGTGCAGCTCCAACCGGCTGAACACGCAGCTCGTTGAGGCGCCCCTGAACGGGTGATTCCCCGCATAGCTGACAGCAACACCCGCGCCACTTCCAGCCGACTGTAGTTGACGGGTGAGGCCGGCGAACCGGGCTATGGTTGGCGGGAGCTGTTGCATGAGCTGCCCGATGGTCGCCCCCTGGCTGTGTGGCCGATTGCCGCGAACTGGCTGAAGAGTGCCCTTGTACCGACGGATTGACCATGGCCCTTTCCAAGTACTTCCGGCCTCGGCGAAGAGTCTCAAGAACCGGCCAGTGCTGCCCCGGCGCTCGCAGACTTGAAGGGGATCCTTCGCCGCGCTCGCAGTTTCGAAACTCGACCGCCTCAGCCGCAGCGTGGCTGACTTCGCTGGGATGCTGGAAACGGCGAGCCGTCAGCGGTGGGCGCTGATCTGCCTTGACCTAGGCATTGATACCTCCACTATTACCAGGGCGGCCATGGCGCAGGTGACATGCACCTTCGCAGAGATGGAGCGCAAGAAGATAGCGGAGCGCACGCGGGACGGCGGCGAAGATCAAAGCCACCACGGGGAAGCATATGAGCCACCGTAGCTCGTTACCATCCGCCACCGTTGAGCGTGTGCTTAGTGAAAGGGCAGCGGCGTCGTCTATGGCGCGTACTGCCGACGATTTGAATGCTGATGGTGTTGCGACGAGAGCCGATGGGAAGTGGTACGCGTCCACCATCCGTCGGGTTCTAGGCAGCACACAGGCCCGCGAACTGGCAGGCGAATCACGCACAGAGCGCCACCGCACGGGCCGGGGAGACCTGACGCCGTTCATCTTGGGCGCCGGAACCGGGTCATTGCCAAGAGAGCGACGAGGCCACCGCTGGAGCCGCCGATAACCCACCATAGGAGTGTCTGGTCCGTCCCGGGATTCGCGACCTGCGTGCTCCGGAGAGGGGAAAGCGTCGCTGGCGGTACCGTTCCGGACAGGGATGACGGCGAAGG
Proteins encoded:
- a CDS encoding recombinase family protein, translated to MADFAGMLETASRQRWALICLDLGIDTSTITRAAMAQVTCTFAEMERKKIAERTRDGGEDQSHHGEAYEPP